Part of the Aureitalea marina genome, TTAAAACGATCCATGGCGGCCTTGTCTTTAAAAAATATCACTTCTCTAAAAGCTTGACCACCGGCCTGAAATCCAATACTTACTTGTGTCAACTTGGCCATGCCTATTTCGGCACCACCCTGATAAACGACACCATTTCCAGCTGCTCCTCCAATACCTAATCCTCCCTTACCAACATTAGGGAAAATCACGTAGCCATGAGCGGAGGAGAAATGTTTCTCCATCTGATAGTCCGCTTCAAGAAATTCTTTTTTGGCCTCTTGAGCGTCCACCTTCAGTTCCGTCACCTTCTTTTGGGACTGGGCTTGCGCACTCGGGGCAACTAAAAATGCCAGGATCAGTAATCCACTTAATAAAGAAATGAATTTTCCACGATTCATAATGCTTTGATTTAAAGGTTAATGTTAGTTGAATAGTAGCAAGTAAGGTACAAAAGTTTTCAGAGTTTAAAGCTTACTTTTCGTGAGAAAATCCTTGGGTCGAATGACCGTTGTCATAGTTTAAAACAGTCGGATAACTGGTATATCAGGGACCAGGTACATTGTGTTTTTCTATCAGGGAAGAAGTTAATATGCTCATATGTTGTTCAAAAATAATAGGAGGTCCAAGGGGTAAAAATGATATCGATCAGACTCGAGCTTTAATTTTCATTATTAACTTAGTATTCGGAAAATTTAGAACCATGAGCAGACCAATATTGGGAATAGGATCCCGCATCAACCATCCTCAATACGGAAAAGGAGTAGTGACCAATGTGACTTCCAAAATGTATTGGGTAACATTTATCGACAAAGGATTAGAGACTATCGATGTAGAAGATGAATTCGAATTGATCGAACTTTCAGAAGACGAGGTCGACTCCGTGAGTCTGTATGAGGTGGAAAAAAGTCTGAGGAATATACTCAAAAAGTGGAGTGATATCAGTGAGGTGGTGCCTATTGCGGATAGGTACAAGGGTGGAAAGTTGATCTTGGAGCCCAAGGATACCAATCTTTCAAGCAAGGAGATCCCAATCAATACTTTCTTTCATAAGATCGTTATGCTGCGAGACCGTTTGAGGGTGATGGAACAAAAGATCAACAGCAACAAGGCTTTGGAAGAACAAGATAAGATCGACTTGCAACAGTATATCACCCGTTGTTATGGGAGTCTTACAACCTTCAACGTACTGTTTAAGAATAGCTCTCAGAATTTTAAGGGAGAGGGCGGGAAGTCCTGAGACAACTGCTTTGTTAAGAGCTAATTAGAGTAAATAGGGGATTTATCGCTATCTTCAACATCCCAAATCCCTCTTTGTGCTCCTTTTTCAGACAGACGAGAATTTCACATGGCTGGCGCCTTACGCCTATGTCATTGTTCTGCTAGGTTTTGGATTTGTCCTGTTTCGTCTCTTCGAGTCCTGGTATGCGGCTTATTATCAGAGGCCCCTTTACCGGCATTGGCGGGTGTTTAGAACCTTGAATCCCGATCAGTTGGCCATCATCAAAAAAGAAGTTCTATTCTTTGGTCAACTAAGCAAGCAAGAACAACGTCAGTTTGAACATCGCGTGGCTACTTTCCTGCAGGAAAAGGAGTTTGTAGGACGTGATGGTCTAGATGTGACTCCGCGAATGAAGGTGCTGATATCTTCACTGGCGATACTTCTGAGTTTTGGGCGTAAGAACTATCTCTATAACCTGATCTCCTTTATTTTGATCTATCCTGGAGAGTTTTACAGCAATATTAATGAGACCTATCATCTGGGTGAGTTCAATCCTCGGGAAAAGGCCTTGGTACTTTCCTGGACAGATTTCGAGAAGGGCATTTCAGATACTTCAGACAATCGGAATTTAGGGATACATGAATTTATGCATGCCATGCAATTGGAGGCCCGGAGCAGCAAGGATCTGGATGCGTCCCGATTTGCCAGACAATTTCAGAACATTCTGAAGTACCTAACCCAGACAGATGTCAGGGATCGGCTTAACAGCATGGCCTATTTCAGGGATTATGCCTTTACCAATCAGTATGAATTCATGGCCGTTCTGGCGGAATACTTTATTGAATCTCCAAAGGAATTTGAACGGGAATTCCCTGAACTCTATGACTATACCAGGAAGCTATTGAACTTCCACTATGCCCATTATCGGGATGATCGCAGTTGATCGACGATCAATTTGGCATGGATTCGCGAGTTCTCAATAAACCACTTATGGGTTTCCATTCCACCACAGATCACCCCAGCCAAATAGATACCTTTCACGTTGGATTCCATGGTCTCAGTATCGTGTTCCGGGATCTGTTTTTCGTCCTCGGATAAACGAATACCCATGGCCTGCAAAAAGTCAAAATTAGGCCGATAACCAGTCAGGGCTAGAACATAATCGTTTTCCAGAGCTATTTCACCCTGCGGTGTTCTCACTAGAATTTGGTCCTGCTGGATCTCCGTGATCTCAGAATTGTAATAGGCTTTTATACTGCCCTCGGCGATCCGGTTGATGATATCTGGCCGAACCCAGTATTTTACCCGATCTCCAATATCGGGTCCTCTTACGATCATGCTAACTCGTCCTCCTTTTCTCCAGATCTCCAGGGCGGCATCTACAGCCGAATTGCTGGCACCAACTACAGCGACATCCTGCAAGGTATAGGAGTGAGCCTCTTTGTAATAATGACTCACTTTTTGTAGATCCTCTCCTGGCACTTCAAGGAGCTTAGGGATGTCATAAAAACCTGTACAGACGATGGCATAGCTCGTTCTATAATCTGCTTTGTTGGTCTTTATCCGAAAACCTTCATCCTCTTTGGAAACGGTTTGAACCTCCTCGTAAAGCCGGATATTGAGTTTGTTCGAAGTTGCTACCCGTCTGTAGTATTCTAATGCTTCGTCACGGTCGGGTTTTGCTTGATTGGAAATGAAAGGGATCTGGTCTATCTCCAATTTTTCCGAGGTGGAGAAGAAGGTCATGTTCAGTGGGTAGTTGAACAAGGAATTGGTCAGGGCTCCTTTTTCGATGACCACATAAGACAAACCGGCCTTTTTGCACTCCAATGCACAGGCAATACCTATAGGTCCTGCCCCCACGATGAGTACATCAAAGGTTGGGTTGGTATCAGGGTTCATCTTCAAGTTTTCTGTAATTAGTGGGTTCCCGAGGTGGCGTTGGTCAAGGCCTTCAAATTGGCAACCGTAGCTACAGGATCCTGGGCCCGGAATACAAAGCTACCGGCTACCAGCACATCGGCTCCCGCATCCACCAGGGCCTTTGCATTTTGATCGGTTACACCTCCGTCGATCTCGATTCGGGTAGAGGCTCCCTTGGCCTCGATCATTTGACGCAGTTCCCTAACCTTACTGTAAGTGTTTTCAATGAATTTTTGCCCACCAAAGCCGGGATTCACACTCATCAGACAGACCAGATCGATATCCTGGATCACGTCCTGTAGCAAATGCACAGGGGTATGGGGATTCATGGCTACACCAGCCTGCATGCCTTCGGCTTTTATAGCCTGAAGTGTTCGGTGTAAATGGGTACAGGCTTCGTAATGTACAGTCAACACATTTGCTCCCAGTTTGGCAAAGGTTTCTATGTATCGATCCGGGTCCACGATCATCAGGTGAACATCCATGGGTTTGGTCGCGTGCTTCACAATATCACGAAGAACCGGCATCCCGAACGAGATATTAGGAACAAAAACACCGTCCATAATGTCGATATGGAACCAATCTGCCTCACTGCGATTGATCATTTCTACATCGCGCTGAAGATTGGCAAAGTCCGCTGCAAGAACAGAGGGGGCTATAAGGGTTTGCATAGGGAAATGGATTAGTGTTGCAAAAATACGACCTTCCCTTGGATAAAGAAAAAACCTCCGGTAATCAGCCGGAGGTCATTCATCAATCAAAAAACGAACAGTTATCTTTTAACTGTTGTAGCCGTAATATAGGAATTATCCTAGATATGTCTTCAAAATTTTACTTCTTGAGGTATGTTTTAGCCTTCTGATGGCTTTTTCCTTGATCTGACGAACACGTTCCCGGGTCAGATCGAAGGTCTCCCCAATTTCTTCCAAGGTCATGGGGTGTTGATTACCTAAACCGAAATAAAGGCGGATCACATCGGCCTCCCTGGGAGTAAGTGTTTCTAACGCACGCTCGATCTCAGTACCTAGGGACTCGTGCAACAAGGTGCGATCCGGGTTTGGCGACTCTCCACTGTTCAGTACATCATATAGATTAGAATCCTCACCCTCTACCAAAGGTGCATCCATGGATACGTGACGTCCGGAATTCTTCATGGATTCCTTCACATCATTGATCGTCATATCTAATTCCTTGGCAATCTCTTCTGCAGATGGCGGACGTTCGTGTGCCTGCTCCAGGAAAGCATAGGTCTTGTTGATCTTATTGATGCTACCTATCTTATTGAGCGGAAGACGAACAATTCTGGATTGTTCTGCTAACGCCTGAAGGATAGACTGTCGGATCCACCAAACCGCATACGAAATGAACTTAAACCCACGGGTCTCGTCAAATCGTTGTGCAGCTTTGATCAATCCAAGATTTCCTTCATTGATCAGATCGGGCAAGGTCAAGCCTTGGTTCTGGTATTGTTTGGCCACAGAAACCACGAAACGAAGGTTAGCCTTGGTCAACTTCTCCAACGCGCGCTGATCTCCGGCTTTTATACGCTGAGCCAATTCCACCTCTTCTTCGGCGGTAATCAGATCAACTTTTCCTATTTCTTGAAGGTATTTGTCTAGCGAAGCAGTTTCCCGGTTGGTAACCTGCTTGGTGATTTTAAGTTGTCTCATTTACAGTAATGCGCTAAGTAAGTTAATGTTCTGCCTGTGATTTATTATACGCAGTTAATAACCCAAATGTTACAAAATGGTCAAAAAAATATTATCCGGACCGAGTTTGACTTCATCATTAGCCAATCGATCCGGATAATAAAATGTCTTGATTATTGCTTGGTCAACCTGTAAGTGGTGTCTTCTGGAGGTGCACAATCTGATTGAACATCATTCTCAAAAGTCAACAGGAATACTGAATCGTCAGTTAGATCGTAGCTCGCCGGATTGTCAGATGGGCCAAAATAATCAGCTCCGGACCCGCAGGCACAGTTACTCTCCTGGATAGGTACAACGACAGTTCCACAGACCAAGGTAAAGCGGAAGTCGTTTGGAGTGGTACAATAGTCCGGGTAGTTAGAGGTCAGGAAGTAACGCTCTGTACTGAAGTCTCCAACAAACACCTCGGTTACTGAACCGTCATCGAAGGTAGGACCATCAACATATGGAGTGATCTCCTCTAACAAATACATACCGGTTAAGTAGGTATCCGGGATTGGACAAATAACTGTAGCAGTATATTGGAAAGGAGAGTTAAAGAATCCTCCCGTAATGATACCTCCGGCGTTATCAACGCTAAAAGTACGTCCATCCGTCAAATTCAATGCCAATCGCACGGTGAAGGCATCACCACCAAAAAGATCTCCTTGCTGAAGCCCTAGAGCACCTAGAATTTCATCCAAGGAAGCATCGATCACACCTCTTGGCAATCCGAAGGGTCCTTCAGTAAAGGCATCTCGACCAACGGTTTTCAGCGCAACTTCAGATTTGGAAGCATCACCATTCTCTGGCGAGTTATCTGTAAAGGCCACGAATACGTCAACGTTATCCAGCAAGGCACCATCCTGACTATCTTGTTCCTCGACCTCGACTGCAAATCCGGCTCCTTCAGTCCCTAGTGGAACTTCACCCGAGATAATGGAGAGCGTACGAAGGACAGCCCCACTGTCTACTCCGTCCAGTACGGCATCAATAGTATTGTCTTTCTCTGTACATGCCTGAAAGCCAACGGTTAAGGCAACAAGTAATAGAACGTAAAGTTTTTTCATAGGGACTGTTTATTGGTTCGGTTATATTAAATCAGTGTTAAAAATAAACTAAATTTCCAAACAAAAAAAAAGCCGCGGATTTCCGCGGCTCTTTTATATGCAAGGAAGACTACTCTTCTCTTCTTCTTTCTCTAGGTCGGTTATCGCGATTATCGCGACGTCTGTTATCCCTTCCTCGGTTGTTGCCACCGTCTCTTCGGGGAGGACGTTCTTTGTACCCTTCTGGCTTCGGAAGAAGCGCCTTACGGGAAACCTTGTCC contains:
- a CDS encoding YSC84-related protein → MNRGKFISLLSGLLILAFLVAPSAQAQSQKKVTELKVDAQEAKKEFLEADYQMEKHFSSAHGYVIFPNVGKGGLGIGGAAGNGVVYQGGAEIGMAKLTQVSIGFQAGGQAFREVIFFKDKAAMDRFKENKFEVAAQVSAVAATAGASADASYTDGVMVFTMAKGGLMYEASVGGQKLKFNPF
- a CDS encoding YpdA family putative bacillithiol disulfide reductase, with the translated sequence MNPDTNPTFDVLIVGAGPIGIACALECKKAGLSYVVIEKGALTNSLFNYPLNMTFFSTSEKLEIDQIPFISNQAKPDRDEALEYYRRVATSNKLNIRLYEEVQTVSKEDEGFRIKTNKADYRTSYAIVCTGFYDIPKLLEVPGEDLQKVSHYYKEAHSYTLQDVAVVGASNSAVDAALEIWRKGGRVSMIVRGPDIGDRVKYWVRPDIINRIAEGSIKAYYNSEITEIQQDQILVRTPQGEIALENDYVLALTGYRPNFDFLQAMGIRLSEDEKQIPEHDTETMESNVKGIYLAGVICGGMETHKWFIENSRIHAKLIVDQLRSSR
- the rpe gene encoding ribulose-phosphate 3-epimerase, encoding MQTLIAPSVLAADFANLQRDVEMINRSEADWFHIDIMDGVFVPNISFGMPVLRDIVKHATKPMDVHLMIVDPDRYIETFAKLGANVLTVHYEACTHLHRTLQAIKAEGMQAGVAMNPHTPVHLLQDVIQDIDLVCLMSVNPGFGGQKFIENTYSKVRELRQMIEAKGASTRIEIDGGVTDQNAKALVDAGADVLVAGSFVFRAQDPVATVANLKALTNATSGTH
- a CDS encoding sigma-70 family RNA polymerase sigma factor, whose translation is MRQLKITKQVTNRETASLDKYLQEIGKVDLITAEEEVELAQRIKAGDQRALEKLTKANLRFVVSVAKQYQNQGLTLPDLINEGNLGLIKAAQRFDETRGFKFISYAVWWIRQSILQALAEQSRIVRLPLNKIGSINKINKTYAFLEQAHERPPSAEEIAKELDMTINDVKESMKNSGRHVSMDAPLVEGEDSNLYDVLNSGESPNPDRTLLHESLGTEIERALETLTPREADVIRLYFGLGNQHPMTLEEIGETFDLTRERVRQIKEKAIRRLKHTSRSKILKTYLG
- a CDS encoding zinc-dependent peptidase, coding for MLLFQTDENFTWLAPYAYVIVLLGFGFVLFRLFESWYAAYYQRPLYRHWRVFRTLNPDQLAIIKKEVLFFGQLSKQEQRQFEHRVATFLQEKEFVGRDGLDVTPRMKVLISSLAILLSFGRKNYLYNLISFILIYPGEFYSNINETYHLGEFNPREKALVLSWTDFEKGISDTSDNRNLGIHEFMHAMQLEARSSKDLDASRFARQFQNILKYLTQTDVRDRLNSMAYFRDYAFTNQYEFMAVLAEYFIESPKEFEREFPELYDYTRKLLNFHYAHYRDDRS